aaaatatatatttgattaaaaataaaaatatatatatttaatatataatccAGGCCGGGCTAGGTCGGGCCCAAGCTAAAAAAGTTTTACCCAAAGCCCGGCCCTTTTTCTAAACAggcattattttttttgtccaaacccatatatcaggcctatatttttacccgaactcTCCTATTTTTTAGGCAGACCGTCGGGCTGGGccgggtagcccaacccatgatcacctctaggcTGAGGACATTACACCTTCGATGGGAAATGGTATAGCGCAGAAGTATAGCAACAGATCTTTATGAAAATGGTTTACGCCACCTACCGACTGGATAAAGCTAAACTCTGATGGGTTATGAACAATGAAGGCAACGTGATCATAATGGGAACTGGTTGCAGGGTTTTTCAAGCCGAATTGAAAGCTGCTCTATTGTTCAAACAGAGTTGTGGGTTATGGTACAGGGTATTCGCTGGGCCTGAAATGTTGGCTATCATTTTATCGCGGAGGAAAGCGACAGCTATGAGCTATTGAATGGATCAAGGCACGGAATTGGAAGGtctctttctcttatatttATAGCGAAGTTGCAGATAAGATGATCACCTTGGCAACAGGTTCCATCACGTCCAACAATGTCGTCccctttaaataaatttgtgattACATAATTCTATTTTCATTAACTTCACCAGGTTTTTCAAATAAGTATTCGTATATCTCGTCTCATTCTTCACATGAACAATCCATTCTATAAATAGCATATctgtaaaaagataaaatgggtTGAGCTTTGATCGATACCCCTTACTTACCAGCGCCACTTCCCAGCTCACAGAAAGGCATCCTTCTCGAGTAACTTTACTACCTCGTGCTGATCATTGAGCTTCGCAACATCGATCGGAGTCTTGCCGTCCATGTTTTGGAGAGTTCTGCAGTAAGAAAGAAGTTACGTTAcaggggaaaagaaaaaaagggtcgATACTCATGAGAGATCAAAATCAATGGTTTACAGACAATTTGTTTTACTTACACAGCTGCGCCGTTCTTCAGTAGAAGGGCAACGCAGTCTTTCCGTCCATAGCCAGCTGCATAATGAAGTGCAGTATTCTTGTTCTTGTCCAAAGCATCCACTGCTGCTCCAGCTTCAAGAAGGATTTGAGCGCATTTCACcttaatataaaatcaaatttgtatTAGCTTTACCCAGCCATACAATGAACATGAAATTACACCCATTCCTTTGCAAGGAAATCTACAAAGCTATAGAAACATAACATGTGTATTAGCTGGAATGGATATAAAATACCACTAAACCAAGAAGAAAGCATAGCTTAGTAGCTGACGGATTCCATGATAACAATGACATCTGATAATCATTAGCAGAGCCTTATTGATTTGTGTTTAGTTATGTAATAGTGATATAAAATTTCTCCCCACCTTAAAGATCCCAAGATGAGATGCTACAAGCAAAAGGATGCTTTAAGGATCCAAATTCTACAGCATCGATGCTATTAGAGGTCACAGTGCTAGTTGACATTGATCTTAAATCACCAAAGGTAATCAACTCGCTAAGATGGGGAATGAACTGATTCTCATCCAAAATAGACTTCTTTTCATCAAGGTGAAGTGTTTTCTAAAATAATGAGTCAATAGTTACCCTTTTAATGTGTGAATTCAGAACTTCCTTCcgaaatagtaattattttatattataagtttttaccttatcaaaataaaattcattgtCAAATTCAAAGTTAACTGTGTTTTCTTTAACCTTTTTCTAAAAGTCATAGATAAGATCAAGGCTACCTTAGTGATTAAAACTATCTTATTTCAACACCAAATTTGTCCTATCTAGATGAAAACACTTCATTTCTCAGGTGATGCAACagcagagagagagagagagagattcaGTTAGAATATTATTTTACCTCACCGTATCCACAGGCAAAATGCAATGCTGTCCTTCCCTCTGAATCTTCTTCATCCTTGTCAGCACCAGAATCTAGTGCAGCTTTTAGACCCTAAGTAATGAATACAGTCAAGAGTTTCTAGATTATCTGTCAAAGGGGAAGAACATCTGTACGAAGGGTTCATTCAGCCATACCTCAACATCACCAACACTAGCACAATTGTGTACAACTGACTCATCCTCATTTCCTACATCGCCTTCATCTGCAGCAGAGTTACCAGCAGGGGTGGCTGCATCTCCTGAACCAGCAACACCCATTGCTTCACCTAACTTCTGCAGAACCTCTTTATCATTCCAGTACCTAGAATAGaatccttttctttattaataatttagcgAAGAAATTGTTGAATGTAGATATTCTAAAGGAGAAAAAGTTATGCCCACAAGCTTATAGGAGAAGTAATGCACACAACACAAGCTTATGATATGATGATGCTCTTAATCTCCTAGTATTTCGATCAATCACCTCATCATTGCTGCAGGACCGCCGGTCTCTATTTCTTCTAGGATATGTTTCAATGATGGATCTTCTTTAATGCGTGACATCCTTTCCTCAATCTGATCTTTGTGTTGAGGATTTGTCAAACTGTCAAGCATGCTAGACATAGCTGGATCCTGAAGAAAGACACTAAAACTTCATCTACCATACATAagataaacaaaaaaatcataaatctgCTTAAACTTGCAACTGAACCCACATATACCTGCATTAATGCATTACCAAGGTGCTCAGCCATGCTCATAAACTGGGGATTTTGCATAACCTGTTGCATAGTTGAATAGTACTGCTGTGGATCAAACTGTGGAATACTCTCTTCAACCGCTGCCCCTTGAAAAGTTTTACTGAGGTGCTCAGCCATTTGGTTAAACGAAGGGTCTTTTGCTATCTGCTCAGCTAGTTCCTTGATGCTTGGATCCTAACCGAAATTATTAACATCCATaagccaaaaattaaaatttgttgagATTTAAAGACAAAGTTGTTACAGCCACCAAGTTGGAAGGGAATGCAATATGAGATTAACATCAGACTGAAGTCAGTCACTAGAATAACCAAATTTAGAAACTATACATACCTGAATTGACTAAAAAGTCAAAGATCTGAATACAAATTAAACGAAATCCAAAATGAGCTGTACCTTAAACCCAAGAACGAT
The sequence above is a segment of the Gossypium raimondii isolate GPD5lz chromosome 4, ASM2569854v1, whole genome shotgun sequence genome. Coding sequences within it:
- the LOC105780467 gene encoding ankyrin repeat domain-containing protein 2A, with product MSSNSQKESTATGEKSNLTTEGESSKPETSTGESKPVQGGASPDTMPGMGFTPPNPFDFSAMSGLLNDPSIKELAEQIAKDPSFNQMAEHLSKTFQGAAVEESIPQFDPQQYYSTMQQVMQNPQFMSMAEHLGNALMQDPAMSSMLDSLTNPQHKDQIEERMSRIKEDPSLKHILEEIETGGPAAMMRYWNDKEVLQKLGEAMGVAGSGDAATPAGNSAADEGDVGNEDESVVHNCASVGDVEGLKAALDSGADKDEEDSEGRTALHFACGYGEVKCAQILLEAGAAVDALDKNKNTALHYAAGYGRKDCVALLLKNGAAVTLQNMDGKTPIDVAKLNDQHEVVKLLEKDAFL